From the genome of Caloenas nicobarica isolate bCalNic1 chromosome 14, bCalNic1.hap1, whole genome shotgun sequence:
CCAGGCGGGGGGACTCGCTCCCCCGGGGCTCCCACGGGCTCTGCGGTGGTGACGTCTTCCTCGTCGGAGGAGCCAGCGCTGGATGACTCCGCGTCGCTGTCTGCCAGCAGGATCAGCCGTGGCCTGGCCCTGCGAGCCCCGGGAACGTCACAGGGGTGTCCCAGGGCCAGCAGCCTCTCACCTGGctcaggcaggaggaggaggaggatgaaacCAGCCATGCGCAGCCTCCTTACCTCTCTCTGCCTGCCTCTGCTGGGCTGTTCTCCTCTGCAGtgctctccttccccagcttgCAGAGGTTCATCTTCGTCTCAAGTGTCATCTGCAACGAGCCGCTGTAGGTGACCTCCATGTCCACCCAGAGCCCTGCCGGGGAGAGGATGTGATGAGCCCCCGTCAGCGCCGCGGGGCCAAGGGCTGCTCGTGTCCCTGCCGAAACCTCCCTGCTTTGGGGACTGGGCTGGCACCTCCAAACAGCTGCCATGGGGGTCCGTGCTGCTCCATGGGGCTCTCACCTTGGTCATTGATGGTGGGGTTGGAAGCACTGAGGACCGAGGGGATGGATGTGCCCATGTCCAGCTCCGTCAGCGTCAGCTCGTTCATGAAATACGGGAGCTGATGGAGGGGAATCACACGGGGACGGTCACCACAGCCTGGCACCCGCTGTGGGGCCTCGGGGACACGGCTCCTGTGGGTGCTGTGATGCTCCTGCCTCTCACCTTGATCTTGCTCAACTTCTTCTGGATCTTGTTGGACACTTGCTCGGCCCAGTACCTCTCCCGGAGGAAGTCCCAGAAGATGCGTCCCACCAGCGCGTTCATCCAGGCCATGCCCGCCTCGCTGCGCCCGTCCTCACCGAGCTGCGGGGGACAGGAGCCACCAGCCCCGGGGCTGAGGTGGCACCCACCGCCGGGTGCTCCCTGCCCCACCGCTCAGCTGCTCAAACCACGGTGCCGGGAGGGAGGAGACGAGCCACAGGACTGGAAGTGGCTGCACGCGAGGTCCGTCTGCCTCCACTTTGTGCTCGTGTCCCACCCCAGTACTGGATTTGTCACCAAATTTATCACTCACCTTTGTGGGCGTGGGGCTGCCCGGCGTGCTGTGAGAGGGGCTCCGCTCCGGGCTGCCGCCTGCCTGCGCCGGCACAAATCGGGCCATGTAGGTGTTGTAATCCAGGAAAATGTGCTGCCGGACGCTTCCCGCCAGCTCCTTGGGTGGGACGGCGGAGGGGATGTCCTCGGTGCTccctccgctgctgctgccaccgctCCGTGGAGCCGGCCCCATCGCTGGGGACACGAGTGCGTCAGGGTGGAGTGAGAGGTGATGTGCTGCTCAGCACGATGCACATGAGGTGACATACTTCCCATCCATGACGGCGGTGACATGTCACCACCCTGTACTAGTGAGGGGGACCCTCCAggctctccctgctgctgcaaatgTTCTGTCCTGGGCTCTTCCACCCACCCATGCTCACCGCTGCCTACCATGGACGCATCGCCCTGGCAACAcatccagctcctgccctggaCCAGTCCCAGCACGGAGCCAAAGCCACAACGGCTACATCTCACCTGCCCTGGTGTCACCAcggctgctgccaggggtcccGCGGGAGGCTCGCACGAGGTGCTGGTACcactcctccttctccctccccgtCCGCCCAAAGAGGTACAGACAGCTCTCCCTGCCATCCCCCGGCACGTCCTGGCCTGGCACCGGCATCTTCTTTGTCCCTTCGTCCCCCTGCAGCTCCACGCCATGCTGCTCGCCGGTCTGGCACTCTCCATCTGCTGGCTCGGGGAGGAGGATGCAGATGGGGTATTTCTTGTTCCACGTCCGCTTTCgggccaggctgggggggcagaggaAGACCTGCAGCACCGAGAGCGGTGGTGAggctgggggtgccgggggTCCCACGGGAGGGTCCTTGCACCGCTGGGCTCACCTTGGCATCGGTCAGGTCGTAGCAGCGGTGGCTGATGAAGGCGACGTCAAGGATTTCCTCCTCAAAGGTGGCTCGGCGTGGGATGTTGCTCTTGGGGTAGGAGAGCTTGAGGGCGGCCCCGTCCAGCGTGGCGAGCACTGAGTGTGTGAGCGAGGGGTGGAAAAGCTCGGGGTCGTAGATGTGCAGCTGGTTCATCCAGCCCTGCGtgggggcagagggacctggcTGCTCCCCGCTGTGCTGTGCagctcagcacccctgggtgctgcatCCCGAACCCCAGGGTCCCCTCCAGCTGCCACCCAGCACCCCATCCCTGACACCCACCTGGAGGTGACAGCTGTCCCGTGGCTCTCCTGGGAGCAGCTCGGGGCGCAGGCGTCCCCGTGGTCCCCGTGCCGCTGGCGCAGGCTtcggcaggaggaggaggaggatggcgAGGAAGCCCAGCGCCAGCCCACAGACCAGCCCCAGGCAGAGGCCGGCAGCATAGGGCGGCAGCGGCAGGATGAAGTAGCCGTAGGCAAGGAGGGTGATGGAGACGAGGGCTCTGCCCGGCACCGTGCCCCCCGACCGCGCCGGCTGCGGCTCCTCAGGGGGTGGCAGCTGGGGTTCAGCATCCTGCCGTGCCACCTCCACCACCTGGATCACGTCCCCATAGGAGCAGATCTCATAGCGGCAGTTCAGGGCAGGCTCCCAGGGGCTCCAGTCCCGCGCCTGCTGTCCCCCggccccacggctgccccccacctcctgccccccGGCACCCGCCTTCGcccgggccgcggggccgctcTCCTCGGCCATGAGGCGGCTGAGGCGGCTGAGCGGCTCCTGCACGGCCTCCGACAGCCGCCTCCTGGCgtcctccagcctggcctcgcGCAGCCGCAGCAGGGCGGCCCGGCTCTCCGACGGGGACACGCTGGGCGAGGACGGGGCCGTGCGGGACTTGGCCGGGCTCAGCCGGGGCTGCGGGCCCCGCGGGAGGTCAGCCAGGAGCAtccccccgggctggggggacaggggaggcttTGCGTCCCCATCCATGGTGAAAATGAGCCTGCAGCCGTCCCGGCCGCTGCCGTCCTCCCTGGTGGTGGTGGGATGTGGCGTTGGCCCGTCAGTGTCCCGGCACGGAGGCGAGCCTGGGGACGGTGCCAGGGTTGGAGAGGCAGCCGCCACAGCCTGGTCCGTCATCGCTCGCATCGCCAACGGCACCAGAGCTGCCGGGGGAATGAAAGgaagcagctcagctctgcGTCACATTGTGTCCCTGCCCTGGTCCTGCCCTCCCCATTGGCACTGCCGTGAGCCAGCGagtggggtgtccccaggcaccCCGTCACCGTGGGCTGGGTGATCCCCATTTCGGGATGCGCTTGGGGCTGCCAGCAGGTAGGAGGCTGGTGGCCGTCCCTGCGCTTCCCGGCCAGGATGGGGCGGAGGAGGCACCGCGGTGGGGTGAGCTCAGGGACAGTGTGTGGGAACCATCTGTGTAACGAGGATAAACCTCAGCCGGGCAATTAGCAACAGGGCCTCCGAGAACCTGGAGCTGTGAGCCAGATCTGCAGCAACACGAGGGGGATTTTCCTGCACTGGGACATTATTTTGGTCCCAGTGCGGGTGAGGGGGCTGTGAGGAGGGATGAATGTCAGCGGGCAGGATTCTCTGCCTCCTCTAAATGTTTCTTGCTTAACCAACAGTGGTTTGGCCTTTGCTTAATGCATGAACCTGAACAGAAACAAGCCTGAGCTGTGGCGCCAGCTCAGCGTGGGGATGCTCTGGAAGCAGAGGCTCAGTAACCTCCGGTTTTACTGGAGAGGCACAAAAGTTTTCCTAACACTTGAAGTTTCCATAGCCCTGAGAGTGTTCCAAGCCATGGCAAAGTGTCGTCCTGTCCCCAACAGCCACCACAATCCTTTCAGCACTGCACTCCTGTCAAAGCAAGAGCGCTGGCCCCCTCCCGAGTGGGTTTGTGGGCTGCTCGAGCTCCATCACCCCCGTTCCCCTCGCAGCATCCCTGCGGCAGGACTGGGGACACGGTCCCGGTGAGCCGGGGCTGAGCAGGACCTGCTGCCATCGGCGCTGCCCCCCGGGCCGCCTCACACCCGCACTTGCGGTGCCCGGCATCTTCAAAGCACTTCACTGCCAGGAATTAATTACAGGCTGTGCCGCAGCTGCCTCCAGCGCCGTTTATATAATCTCACGCttcatggcttttgctttgcttctgatTTACAGGAGCCACTTGTTAACCCCAAATAATCCATGGATGATTACCCTGGTGGTGCCCAGTACCCAGCAGAAACcctggcacccccagcccccccggcagACGGAGTAGTCTGGGGCACCGTGCAAAGCACTGAAACACCAAAACGGGGagtgagcagaagaaaatgagtgGTGAAGCTGAGCCAAACAAGGGACACCTTCCCAACGCTGCGGGGCCCCGTACACCTCCCACCCAAGCACAGCAGGTAGGGGCAGCCGGGACCTCCACCCTTGCCCCTCATCATGCAGATTTCTCAGTGATCTCGTGTCACAGGCATTCCCGgtctccccagtgctgcccatcgccctccccagccctcgGCCGTGCCTACCAGCAAGCCCTGGGGCTGGTCCTTGGCTGGTCCTTGCCCGGCCACTGCTCCCCGTCCCCAGCGGCTCAGGGGGACGCTGGGTTCCCTGCGCTCAGCTCGGTCCTCCGCTCCGCTGTGCCTGGCTTTTTGTTACCACCGCTCTGGTATCCGTGGgttttaaaagctaaaaaaaaaaaaaagattactgTTTCCTGAGAGACCATTAGCACAGTGGAAGACGAAGATAATAATAGCCTGGGTTGGTATGGGAGTTTTCATCTGGTGGGGACATCAAGTACAGCGAGGGCTATAGATACACTGCTGGAATGCAGCCACCTCTGGGGACTGTGGGTGCCTGGGAgggtggggacactggggaagGACCCCGCTGGGTGCCACAGCtgggccaccagcaccctgaGATGGAGAGTCCACACGGAGCGGTCCCAgcaaaggctttgctgctgGCTCAGGCTTCAGAGAGCAAATACCGAGCCCAGAGGTGCCCCTGGGGTCGGCTCCTCAGTGCCAGCGCTCACCCACAGCTTGTCCCCAGCTGTGACCCCGGGGATGCGCAGGGCGGGGGGATTCTTTTTGCTCCTTATAGGAGAAATTGCATAGGAAGGtccttgcaaatattttcatcaaGCGCTGGGGGTGAGCTGGGTGGGCATGGCtgggggatggatggatggggaTGGCACCGGCTTCAGACTTGGTGTTTGGGACACCCAGCCCGGGAAGGTGACATCTCTGCAGAGCCTCGAGAGCTGCGAGTgccccagctgggcagggacacaAGATCCTAATAACTGCCAGCCCCTCTCACTGCTCTTCAAAACACCGAATCCATGAACATCAGCAAGACTCTCCACTGGACCCAGGCTCCGAATTTCCACTCCTCGCCCTCAGCTCTGGTTCACATTCAGGGCTTGGACTTAACCTGACACAGAGACGGGCTGTGGCCTGGCCTGGCTGGTGTCTTCGAGCGTCACCCCCAAAACGCTCTGGTCGTGAAATCAGGGAGAGTTAATAGAAAATTAATTGCCGGCAGCCATCTCCAGTTGATGAGTGGGGCGGGTGGCGGGGGCGGAGGGCTGGCGCTGCTGGCAGGGACGgtggcacagctctgcctgggcGCAGAGGAGGCTTTCGTCACCCAGCCAAACGAGCTGGAAATCCCTCATCTAATTATCTCCACAATATACCGCTACAGCAACCAAATTGCTGTGGTTATTAGCACTGTAACTGGAGAGCTCTCAGCATTATTCTGTGATTAAGGAGCGTGGCGCTTTGAAGAAAGTCTCACTGCAACCTCCTGACATAACTTTGGGCAACGGGAAGGGCAGCGCGACATCCCAGCTCCGTCTTCTGCTCCCGCTTCCAGATCACAACGCTCCTTCTCAGGGGATTTACTAGTGGATACTGGAGCGGATTTCatgctgctggtggtggggtGAGGAGCTTTGGCATCACACAAACAGCTCCAAGGCAGCTGTACCTGCTGGGATGCCCcaagccagccagcctcagcacccagcacccgCTCTGGTCCCCCACGGACCCCTCCCACAGCCTCCCCATCACCCTGTGCTGCCCCAGGGCCTCAGCTCAGCTCTGTCTCCACTACGGACTTTGTGTTGCCTTTGTGCCTCCTCGTCCTCTGCCCGTTTTCCTGAGACTTTCGTGTCCCTCGTGGCGTGGTCCTTGCAGCTCACAAGAGGGCTCCCAGCCCTGGTGTCACCAGAGGAACAATCCGCTGGTTAGACCATCTCTTTTGTTAGCACAGGCTCAACTTCTTAAAAGGCTTTCTGGTCAGCAGCAGACGTCCGGGTAGATGATGCTGCCAAGACATGGGGTCCTGGTGGCCACTCTAACTCCTTCTGCTGGCGGAAAAATCTGCTCCCTGAAGGTGTGCACATCCCTTGAGTCTATTTGGAGCCTTTCCTGACAGCCAGCTCCTCTGATCTCGGTCGATCATAAGGAAAGTGCTTTCAAAACAGCACGTCCCCGGTTCTGCGCGCGGTGACACGGCGCGTCCTCAGCTCCCCGCCGCCCCACGGTGCTGCAGCAAGAGCCTCTTCCCCCCTGGCCGGGCGCCTGCCACAAATCATCaatccccagggctgcagcggGGAGCTGAGCCTGCCCGGGATGAAAGCCTGACCTAATTCATAGCGGCAGCATCCAGCGGGCAGGAGCACCACCAGCGCCGGCCCCATGCGGGGCTTCCACGCCGGGCGCAGCCCCGGGGTGAGCTCCTGGCTGATGGACACGTCCGTTGGCATTTGGGATCCAGGACCCGTCCAAGCGCTTTGCTGCGGGCTGCAGCACTCCGGCAGCAGGGCCGGCTCCTCCGCACAGCCTCTGGCTTCTGGCCGAAGGGCTccagtatttttcctcttgcaccACGGAAGGTGCGATTTCTGTGAGAGCCCACTGCATGAGAACTCATCCAAGGGTCCTCGGATTAAACTAGGGAAGAAGAGACTTGCGGTGCCTGGTTttttggaaggaagagggagCCACACACAGCTCATCGCCTCCGGGAGCCTGCCGAAGAGCCGGCTGCCTGCGGTTCACCTTCAAAGCCCTCACCTTGCCGCATGCCGGGCCGCTGCCACCTCCTCCCGGAGCCCCACGCACCCCGCGAAGGGACACGGCCCGGACCCTGTGTCACCTCCCCATGCTGCTCGACCTGGGGGATGTCCCCATGGGTGACCCCTGGCTCTGCGCTCCTGGGGTGGCGGGACGGGTGGTCCCCACGGCTCCGACCCCGGCGTGTGCGTGGTGGGCGAGCCCCCAGCTCATCCCAAGAGCTGCCCAAGCTCCAtcacccagagctgctgggggaacTGGAGCTGCCCCGGACCCCTCCCTGCGGGTCTCTCGCTCCCGCAGCACCGGTACCTGGGCCAGAAGGGGAGTCCCGGTGAGTCGGGGGTGGGTCGGTCCTGGTGCTGGCGAAGGACGAGCAGTCCCGGTGCCACCGGGGAGACGGGCTGGTCCCGGTACCGGGGGAGAAGCGGTACCGGCGATAAGGGGAAAGGCGGAGGGTCAGCCccggtgctggggaaggagcggACCCTGTGCTGGCGAAGACGAGACGGTGCCGGTGCCGGCGCTAAAGGAGACCGGCCGGTCCCGGTGCCGGGATCCAAGGGCTGATGCCGGTGCCGGGAGAGGACGGTCGGTGCCGGTGCTGGGGGTGACGAGCCGGTGCTGCAGGCTGGGTccgtcccggtcccggtcccgggtGCCGATGACCGGTGCCGGGCTGGAGCTCGCCCGGCTGCAGCCGCCGGTGCCGGAGCATCCGCAGGACCGCGCCGggtccccgccccgccccgcgcccccccgcgccccccgggAGCctgcgcggggctgcggggcccgGCACTGCCCGCGGAGGATGGGGGCGGAGCCGGCCCCCCCGCGGGTACCGGGACCCCCCGGTCTCGGCTGCCCCgcagcgccccctgccggccgcggggcggggcggaggcggggccggggcggggccggggcgagCGGAACCGGGCCGGGGCGAGCGGAaccgggccggggcggcgggcgcagCCATGTCCTTCTGCTCGTTTTTTGGGGGCGAGGTGTTCAAGGATCACTTCCAGCCGGGTGAGCGGGCCAGGGCGGGGGATCCCCGTGGGTTCCCCGTGGGATCGGGGTGGGTTCTAGGGGATCACCCCGTGGGTCCGAGGGGATCAGGGGGTGTGCCCCGAGAAGGTGGAATTCCCCGGCGTGAGTGTGTGTGGGGATGTGAGTGCCCTTCCCGTGGGGCATCCTCCACCCGTGGGGACCGGGTTCGGGGTCCCCTCTCTGGGGTCCTTGTCGGGGAATCCCCCCGTGCGGGTGGGGAAGATGCTGGGGGTCCCCGCaggggctggtttggggggaTCCATCCTACAGAGGAGCCTTATAGGAGATGTGGATCCTGCCCCACGTCCCGAAGCCCCCGCCTGGccccggggctctggcagcagccGTTGGGGTGTCCCGTGTACCCCACTGATGTGTCCCCACTGCCGCCCCCCTGTCACTGGCAgtggctgctggggagcagggcggtggggctgccccccagcactgacccctctccttccccctcgCCCCCCAGGCATCTACGTCTGTGCCAAGTGTGGCCACGAGCTGTTCTCCAGCCGCTCCAAGTATGAGCACTCGTCCCCGTGGCCGGCGTTCACCGAGACCCTCCGCGAGGACAGCGTGGCCAAGCGCAAGGAGCGCCCAGGGGCTTTAAAGGTGACGATGCTGAAACGCTTgggaatcagaaaaaaaaaaaaaaacgaccCCACGGGCTTTTTTTTCATGAGCCTGTGAGCCGAGAACGACTGCTCGCTGTTCAACCCTCTCCTTGCACTTCCAGGTGTCTTGTGGCAAGTGTGGCAATGGGCTGGGCCACGAGTTCCTCAACGATGGCCCGAAGAGGGGGCAGTCCCGCTTCTGAATATTCAGCAGCTCGCTGAAGTTCCTCCCAAAAGGTGAAGGCTGTGGCTCGGCAGCGGTTTCAGCCCATGTAATTATTTTTGGGGAAGCTGCTGATAGCAGTGTGTGTGCGATGAACTGCTTTTGGGTGGGGTAGCTGGTTTTTTAGATAAGCTGCGGAGCCGCTCGCGCCCTCAACAAATCTCGCGTGCGTGACTCGGCTCGGCGGGGGCTCCCGAGCTCTCCCGGTGAAACGCGGAGGGTGCTGGAGCTCCCGGGTGCGGCCGCAGGTCCCCGCGGGGCAGCTGAGATTCTGGGGTTTCTGCTGGGGGTGCAAAGCGAGGGCAGGAGCTCCTGCGCTGGCAGAAACGGGGCTGGGAGAGTTTGCTGGGTCACTCCTTGGGGAAATCAGGTGGGAGCTCTGCGAATTGCAGCTGCCCCAGGGGTAGGGAGTCTGTGGGGAAGTGCAGGGCTGCTTGCCGTTGGGGTTATCGTGATGTTCGTGTCCCCCGAGTCAGAAAAAGGCTTTGGGAGGCCAAGTTCAGGGCAGCACCTCAGCCACGACTTGCTGACCTGCTTGTCGGACTGCAGCGGTTGTGAGATGTCGGCTGCGTGTAGCAAAATAACCACaaaaaaggagctgggggttccGGAGCAAGAAACACCAACCCTGATTTTTCCTCCCCCCTCTTTTAGGCAAAGCAGGTGAGGACCTGCAGGAGAAGTAAgcgagctgctctgctgggcacaCCGCGCTGGGGCTGAGCCTGCCGTCACACCGGGGGATGCTCCGGCCCGTCAAGGAGGCACCGGGAGCAAGAGAAACCCCGAAGAAGCTCCTGGTGTCCCCGGGCTGGTCCCCTCTTGGGGCTGCTCCGGTCCGGAGTGCCGggaggagcacagggaaggcGAGGGGAAAAAGGGGTGCTGAAGGtttgctgggtgctgggttGTGTGACCTGTGCCTGAGGGTGTGCCACACAAACGGGGGTGATGCAAAGGCTGCGGCTCTTCATTTTACCCaccctttctccctccccaaCTGTGTtctccccagcatcctcacTTCTGCCGGTAGCAGCTACTACCGagcccttttgggctttttttccattagagCAGCACGTATGCCTGCAGTCCTGCCTCTGCTGACGGCTTCTCTGTTGACTTCAGCTGAGCCAGGACACATTAAGACTCACACCGATGCAATCCAGAGTCACTCCGCTGGCATTTCCAGGGAGTGACGCTGGATTAGCTGAGGTCAAAGTCTGGGTTAATCTCTGGTGCTATTCTGGGCTGGGATCATGGTATGAATTGCCCTATATAAACCCTCCCAGGGTGCTAGGGCAAGGATGATTTTATGACCCCCCCGCCTAGACAGCATCCAGATATTTTACCCTTCTACCCATCCTGCACACAGTAGAGACAGTTCCAGATTTCCTGTGTCCTCTGGGCTTGGTTCTGGCTTGGCCTTACACCAGATTTATCACTGTGCTATAGACTCCGGTGGCAGCAGCGGTTCCTCCGTGCCGTACACGGGTGCAGGGGAGGCCGGTGTGGGGCTCCCGGGCTGCACTTTGCACAACTCAGGCTTTAGGAATCGCGTTTGCGTTCCCTCCGCACTCGGAAGGGCTGCGACACTGATTTCTCCTTAATTCCACATCTGATTCGTggccttccctccctgcccagaaACCAAATCCTCCTCTTGGGAATCAGTACACAAGGATTTTTGCAGACGGCGAAGCCTTTTGCTGGCCCGTGGCGCTGGTGGTGCAGCTCTAGTGCAACGTGTTGATGCTGTTCTGGTGCAGCCGTGCTCAGGGTCACGTCGGAAGCTTTTTCTCGACATGCGTTTTGCCTCAGTCCCACTGTTACGAGGGCATCGATAAAAAGTGCAATGCGCCAGCTCTACCTGGAGCTCTCTGCTGGTCTTGTACCTCTttcaatactgaaaataaagcactgATTCACTGTGTTGGAGAAAGAAcctcttttaaaaagcactggTGATGCAGCTGGTGCCTCTGCCCGGTGTTGGCTGCAGGGCCAGGGAGGCTGCGCCGGCGGGGGAATCGTGCCAGGGAGGCACAAACACAGGGAAAAGCCCTGGCCAGGAGGCTGAGAGCAGATTTCAGCTGGAATCTTGGTCTCCAGCTGCAGACCTGAGGAGTGAACAGGTTCTGACAACCCAGAGGGCTGGCCTGAGGTCGGTGCGTGTGGTTTTATCCTGTATCTGTTACCCTTACCCCAGGTTTTGCCATGTGAAAGGGGGGTGCTGATGTTCTGGAGGTCTTTGGGCATTCCCAGGGTCAGAACTTTCACCGGGGAAGGTTTCCTTTCACTCTAGTTAGCATTTTTTCCCAGTTGAAGCTGGTTTTAGCTTGTTTCATAGTGTGTTCTTGGTACCTTCTGGGCCAGCAGGATTTCTGGGCAGAGGGGATACGGGCTTTATTCGTGTCTCACAATAGTTTCCCTGCATGAAGCTGCCTACAAGACTGGAGGCTACAAccctttctgctttgcaaaggtCTCTTCACCCCGTCAGAGCTGGATACTGGGTTCCTGGAGGCTGGAAACTTAAGCTGAGCTTTGCCCAACTCCAGTTCCCTCCTCCAAGGGAGTAAAGTCCCCTCTGGAGCGCAGGAGCCAGCGCCACgtgtccctcctgccctgccgcTGGCTCGTGTCCCATGGCATCGTCCTCACCACCTTCCCCATGCATGGGACCATCTCCAGCCCTAATTACTAATCAGGTTCCAGCCTGAAGGTTGAAGCTGCTTTTTGACCAGTTGATCCCCTGATCTGCTGCTTTGCCCCTGGTCTGATGATGTCCACGTGAGCCTCgacgggcaggagctgcccctcTGCATCCCACCCTGGAGCATCGGTCgccgggacagggacacctCCTGCCCCGCTGCCCCTCGCctgctggggaggaaggggttttttggggaTGTTCCCCTGAGATGCTGCAGTGGAAGGAACCCTCGCTGGTGGCGAAGGGACAGTGATGAGGGCAACGAGCCCACGACTCGTGGGCCCCGGCCGCGCTCCCCCGCTGCCTGTGCAGTTCGTGGACACGGGCACGGGAGGGTGCAAgagcttttccttctcccaaCCCTTCCCCAGGcgctgcagggagggaaggacgAGGCTGGGATGGCCTCGGTATTCCTGTGCATCCACCTGGAGGAAAATTACCCGGAGCCAAAAAATCTCAGGATGGTTTAAATAGGGATGGGAGATTTTCCTGGAAGTCCAGTGGAGCAGAGATTTTGGCAGCGGGTCGAGGACCTGAGGCTGGAGCACAGTGCTGAGGGAGCGACCTCGCAGGGCAGATGCCATCCCTGCCCCTGAGCACCCCGAGATGTCCCGGGCACCCCCGAGTCCCTTGTCCTTCCCCAGAGCCCTTCGGGTGCCCTGAGCATCCTCAGCCCTTCCCTTGTGCTGCAGCACCCGCCATCCCCATCGCTCCCACCGGGCTGCGGCTGGTCCCCCCCCGCCATTCATCCTCATTCTATTATTACGCTAATGACAATTCCGCCTTAATAAGAGGATTTTGCTTAGTTGGGCAAAAGCAGCCCCATATCAACGACGAGAGTTTAGTGAAATTGAATTACGTTACCAGGCCGACGCAAACTTCCCTGGTtgtttaaaaaatcattaatttccTCTGCCGTAGCCTCCAGCTGAcctccctttttaattttttaaatttttttatttgcatgccATGAAGAGGACCTGCCTCTTTGACCCTCCTCAGGATGGCTCCGACGGACCAGAGCACAGCAAGATTTAGATTAATTCT
Proteins encoded in this window:
- the MSRB1 gene encoding methionine-R-sulfoxide reductase B1 isoform X2, which gives rise to MSFCSFFGGEVFKDHFQPGIYVCAKCGHELFSSRSKYEHSSPWPAFTETLREDSVAKRKERPGALKVSCGKCGNGLGHEFLNDGPKRGQSRFUIFSSSLKFLPKGKAGEDLQEK
- the LOC135994384 gene encoding testis-expressed protein 2-like produces the protein MRAMTDQAVAAASPTLAPSPGSPPCRDTDGPTPHPTTTREDGSGRDGCRLIFTMDGDAKPPLSPQPGGMLLADLPRGPQPRLSPAKSRTAPSSPSVSPSESRAALLRLREARLEDARRRLSEAVQEPLSRLSRLMAEESGPAARAKAGAGGQEVGGSRGAGGQQARDWSPWEPALNCRYEICSYGDVIQVVEVARQDAEPQLPPPEEPQPARSGGTVPGRALVSITLLAYGYFILPLPPYAAGLCLGLVCGLALGFLAILLLLLPKPAPAARGPRGRLRPELLPGEPRDSCHLQGWMNQLHIYDPELFHPSLTHSVLATLDGAALKLSYPKSNIPRRATFEEEILDVAFISHRCYDLTDAKVFLCPPSLARKRTWNKKYPICILLPEPADGECQTGEQHGVELQGDEGTKKMPVPGQDVPGDGRESCLYLFGRTGREKEEWYQHLVRASRGTPGSSRGDTRAAMGPAPRSGGSSSGGSTEDIPSAVPPKELAGSVRQHIFLDYNTYMARFVPAQAGGSPERSPSHSTPGSPTPTKLGEDGRSEAGMAWMNALVGRIFWDFLRERYWAEQVSNKIQKKLSKIKLPYFMNELTLTELDMGTSIPSVLSASNPTINDQGLWVDMEVTYSGSLQMTLETKMNLCKLGKESTAEENSPAEAGRERARPRLILLADSDAESSSAGSSDEEDVTTAEPVGAPGERVPPPGVEGHVSGNSTSRKILRFVDKIAKSKYFQKATENEFIKKKIEEVSNTPLLLTVEVQELAGTLAVNIPPPPTDRVWYSFRVPPRLELKVRPKLGEREVTFLHVTEWIEKKLQHEFQKILVMPNMDDLIIPIMRPGPDPQPPAGDLPRDPPAKGEQRL
- the MSRB1 gene encoding methionine-R-sulfoxide reductase B1 isoform X1 yields the protein MSFCSFFGGEVFKDHFQPGIYVCAKCGHELFSSRSKYEHSSPWPAFTETLREDSVAKRKERPGALKVSCGKCGNGLGHEFLNDGPKRGQSRFUIFSSSLKFLPKGEGCGSAAVSAHAKQVRTCRRSKRAALLGTPRWG